A genomic window from Myxococcota bacterium includes:
- a CDS encoding acyl-CoA dehydrogenase family protein yields the protein MRWSPSEEQDELRRTVRRFLEETSPTTEVRRLMETPEGYEPGVWKRLSQELGLPGVHVPEQYGGQGLGFAELAIVLEEMGRALLCAPYFASVALATNAILNAGTESQKAALLPALASGESIATLALTEPSGRWDLGGIELQAQRVADGFTLFGEKSFVPDGLTADRIVVAARRPKTDGREGIGLFHLRGDTAGLERRPLTTLDPTRKLARLGFRGARAEPLGEVGNAAAALEKTLDQAAALLANEMAGGAQRLLEMTVEYAKTRVQFGRPIGSFQAIKHKCADMLMSLELARSSAYYAAGCADESAKELPAVASLAKAQGSDAYLEIAAEAIQIHGGLGFTWEQDVHLYFKRAKASEVFLGDPTYHRELFAQRTGL from the coding sequence ATGCGCTGGAGCCCGAGCGAAGAGCAGGACGAGCTGCGCCGCACCGTGCGCCGCTTCCTGGAAGAGACTTCCCCCACGACCGAGGTCCGGCGGCTCATGGAGACGCCCGAGGGCTACGAGCCGGGCGTCTGGAAGCGACTCAGTCAGGAGCTGGGCCTGCCGGGCGTGCACGTGCCCGAGCAGTACGGCGGCCAGGGGCTGGGCTTCGCGGAGCTCGCGATCGTGCTCGAGGAGATGGGCCGCGCGTTGCTCTGCGCGCCTTACTTCGCCTCGGTCGCGCTGGCCACCAACGCAATCCTGAACGCGGGCACGGAGTCACAGAAGGCTGCGTTATTGCCTGCGCTGGCCTCGGGTGAGTCGATCGCCACGCTCGCGCTCACCGAGCCCTCCGGCCGCTGGGACCTGGGCGGCATCGAGCTCCAGGCGCAGCGTGTGGCCGACGGCTTCACGCTGTTCGGCGAGAAGTCGTTCGTGCCCGATGGCCTGACCGCCGACCGCATCGTGGTGGCCGCGCGCCGGCCGAAGACCGACGGCCGCGAGGGCATCGGCTTGTTCCACCTGCGCGGCGACACGGCGGGCCTCGAGCGCCGGCCACTCACCACGCTCGACCCGACGCGCAAGCTCGCGCGCCTCGGCTTCCGCGGCGCGCGCGCCGAGCCGCTGGGCGAGGTCGGCAACGCCGCGGCCGCGCTCGAGAAGACGCTCGACCAGGCCGCTGCGCTGCTCGCCAACGAGATGGCCGGCGGCGCGCAGAGACTGCTCGAGATGACCGTCGAGTACGCGAAGACGCGCGTGCAGTTCGGCCGCCCGATCGGCTCTTTCCAGGCCATCAAGCACAAGTGCGCCGACATGCTGATGTCGCTCGAGCTGGCGCGCTCGTCGGCCTACTACGCCGCCGGCTGCGCCGACGAGTCGGCCAAGGAGCTGCCGGCCGTCGCGTCGCTCGCGAAGGCGCAGGGCTCCGATGCCTATCTCGAGATCGCGGCCGAGGCCATCCAGATTCACGGCGGCCTCGGCTTCACCTGGGAGCAGGACGTGCACCTGTACTTCAAGCGCGCCAAGGCGAGCGAGGTGTTTCTCGGCGACCCGACCTATCACCGCGAGCTGTTCGCACAGCGCACGGGCCTGTGA